One segment of Sinorhizobium sp. BG8 DNA contains the following:
- a CDS encoding S49 family peptidase, with the protein MGGLLRKLVPKRFRKEGITIPVVRLHGTIMVGGNQFRPALNLASVSQPLERAFSYKSAPAVAVSINSPGGSPVQSRLIFQRIRDLAAEKDKRVLVFVEDVAASGGYMIALAGDEIIADPTSIVGSIGVVSGGFGFPELLKKIGVERRVYTAGENKVILDPFKPEREADIEYLKSLQLEIHDVFIRMVRERRGPRLADAPDIFSGLFWTGQRGLDLGLVDGLGDMRSEIRKRFGDNARLELVSASRGLFGRKLPGVIGGGWGADMPERLGSAGVQAIAELAEEKALWARYGL; encoded by the coding sequence ATGGGTGGATTACTGAGGAAGCTGGTGCCGAAGCGGTTCCGCAAGGAGGGCATCACCATTCCCGTCGTGAGACTGCATGGCACGATCATGGTTGGCGGCAACCAGTTTCGGCCGGCGCTCAATCTGGCTTCCGTATCGCAGCCGCTGGAGCGGGCATTTTCCTACAAGTCTGCCCCCGCCGTCGCAGTGTCGATCAACTCGCCCGGCGGCTCTCCCGTACAGTCTCGGCTGATCTTCCAGCGCATCCGCGACCTCGCAGCCGAGAAGGACAAGCGCGTTCTCGTGTTCGTCGAGGATGTCGCGGCATCCGGCGGCTACATGATCGCTCTGGCCGGAGACGAGATCATCGCCGACCCCACCTCGATCGTCGGTTCCATCGGTGTGGTTTCGGGCGGCTTCGGCTTTCCCGAACTCTTGAAGAAGATCGGCGTCGAGCGCAGAGTGTACACGGCCGGCGAAAACAAGGTGATCCTGGATCCCTTCAAGCCGGAACGCGAAGCGGACATCGAGTATCTGAAGTCGCTTCAACTCGAGATTCACGACGTTTTCATCCGCATGGTCCGTGAACGCCGTGGGCCGAGATTGGCGGACGCTCCCGATATTTTCTCGGGTCTGTTCTGGACAGGGCAGCGGGGGCTTGATCTGGGCCTGGTGGACGGCCTCGGCGATATGCGCAGCGAGATCCGCAAGCGCTTCGGCGACAATGCGCGTCTTGAACTCGTCTCAGCTTCGCGCGGGCTCTTCGGTCGCAAGCTTCCGGGCGTGATCGGCGGCGGGTGGGGCGCCGACATGCCGGAACGGCTCGGTTCGGCCGGCGTTCAAGCCATTGCCGAACTCGCCGAGGAAAAGGCGCTATGGGCGCGTTACGGCCTGTGA
- a CDS encoding polyprenyl synthetase family protein, translating into MGVVIPLEESKNKQASVKPLVDLTKADMERVNQLILSKAGSDVQMIPEVANHLISSGGKRLRPMLTLAAASMFGYGGDHHVKLATSVEFMHTATLLHDDVVDESDLRRGKSTARMIWGNQASVLVGDFLLGQAFKMMVEVGSLDALDVLSTAATVIAEGEVMQLSVAKNMETTEDDYLEVIKAKTAALFAAASEVGPIIANAGKAERNALKSYGMNLGLAFQLVDDALDYGGKAADLGKNTGDDFREGKITLPVILAWRRGTAEDRAFWREALEDGQSSDANLERALALINRYGGLSDTIARARHYGTIARDALAPLPETPWKAALLEVIDFSIARVS; encoded by the coding sequence TTGGGCGTCGTGATACCGCTTGAAGAGAGCAAAAACAAACAGGCTTCGGTGAAGCCGCTGGTCGATCTGACCAAGGCTGACATGGAGCGTGTGAACCAGCTGATCCTGTCGAAGGCCGGTTCCGACGTACAGATGATTCCGGAAGTGGCGAACCATCTGATCTCCTCGGGCGGCAAGCGCCTGCGGCCGATGCTGACGCTCGCGGCGGCCTCGATGTTCGGCTATGGCGGCGATCATCACGTGAAGCTGGCGACAAGCGTCGAATTCATGCACACGGCGACGCTTCTCCACGACGACGTGGTGGACGAAAGCGATCTCCGGCGCGGGAAATCGACCGCCCGGATGATCTGGGGCAACCAGGCCAGCGTTCTCGTCGGCGACTTCCTGCTCGGGCAGGCCTTCAAGATGATGGTCGAGGTCGGTTCGCTGGACGCACTTGACGTGCTCTCCACCGCGGCGACGGTGATTGCCGAAGGCGAAGTCATGCAGCTTTCGGTCGCCAAGAACATGGAGACGACCGAGGACGATTACCTGGAGGTGATCAAGGCCAAGACGGCGGCTCTCTTCGCAGCTGCCTCGGAAGTCGGACCGATCATTGCCAATGCGGGCAAGGCCGAGCGCAATGCGCTGAAATCCTACGGCATGAACCTCGGCCTCGCCTTCCAGCTCGTCGACGACGCCCTGGATTACGGCGGAAAGGCCGCCGACCTCGGCAAGAACACCGGCGACGACTTCCGCGAAGGCAAGATCACGCTGCCGGTCATTCTCGCCTGGCGGCGTGGCACTGCGGAGGACCGGGCTTTCTGGCGCGAGGCGCTTGAGGACGGCCAGAGCAGCGACGCCAATCTGGAACGTGCGCTCGCGCTCATCAACCGCTATGGCGGGCTCTCCGATACGATCGCACGCGCACGTCACTACGGCACAATCGCCCGTGACGCTCTCGCGCCTCTGCCGGAGACACCGTGGAAAGCGGCGCTGCTTGAAGTGATCGACTTCTCGATCGCTCGCGTCAGCTAA
- a CDS encoding glycosyl transferase — translation MLTIMMECRDNEAELAQTLSALVSGAVEGLVRDVIILDLGSRDGSCRVADAAGCRFLTHWDMKDVVRSARGDWLMLLEPGSRPLTGWVDVVQEYVALNRSPARFTGSRNHRRPFFKRFGRRLAPLERGYLVSKRQASAVVRTGMRLEQIATGHATRNLVAEIVPAWAVKALRAED, via the coding sequence ATGCTGACAATCATGATGGAATGCAGGGACAACGAGGCCGAACTGGCCCAAACCTTGTCCGCGCTGGTTTCGGGCGCGGTCGAGGGTCTCGTGCGTGACGTCATTATCCTCGACCTCGGCTCGCGTGATGGTTCATGCCGAGTGGCTGATGCCGCCGGCTGCCGGTTCCTGACGCATTGGGACATGAAGGACGTCGTGCGCTCGGCGCGCGGCGACTGGCTGATGCTGCTCGAGCCGGGTTCGCGGCCGCTCACGGGCTGGGTGGATGTCGTGCAGGAATATGTGGCCCTGAACCGTTCCCCAGCGCGTTTCACCGGTTCGCGCAATCACAGGCGACCGTTCTTCAAGCGCTTCGGAAGGCGGCTTGCACCGCTGGAACGCGGATACCTGGTGTCGAAGCGGCAGGCGTCAGCCGTCGTGCGCACGGGGATGCGACTGGAACAGATCGCCACGGGCCATGCGACGAGAAATCTCGTGGCGGAGATCGTTCCTGCCTGGGCAGTGAAGGCGCTTCGCGCCGAGGACTGA
- a CDS encoding 4-(cytidine 5'-diphospho)-2-C-methyl-D-erythritol kinase, whose amino-acid sequence MSGHDGLAGFAIVEPAPAKINLALHVVGQREDGYHLLETLVTFCAFGDRLGVMAAEEDQFTISGPFAGALGESDAGNNLVIRARDLLRQRLASRAMAAPPLHLHLEKNLPVSSGIGGGSADAAAVLRALPRFWRAPIAEGDLMDMAAQLGADVPMCVASTPLLARGIGEELLPLRDFPALSLVLVNPLVSVSTPLVFRLLTSKANDPLVLPDSPRTRVEWPFILEGMRNDLEPPARVLVPEIGEAAALLEESGASLVRMSGSGATCFGIYGPRSDAVKAQETLSRLRPDWFVAATETLAGSP is encoded by the coding sequence ATGAGCGGACATGACGGGCTTGCCGGCTTTGCCATCGTCGAGCCGGCGCCGGCAAAGATCAACCTCGCGCTCCACGTCGTAGGCCAGCGCGAGGACGGCTATCATCTCCTCGAGACCCTGGTGACTTTCTGCGCCTTCGGCGACCGGCTCGGGGTGATGGCAGCCGAAGAGGACCAGTTCACCATTTCCGGTCCCTTTGCGGGTGCGCTCGGCGAGAGCGATGCCGGCAACAACCTCGTGATCAGGGCACGCGATCTCCTGCGCCAGCGGCTCGCCAGCCGCGCCATGGCCGCACCGCCGCTTCATCTCCACCTCGAAAAGAACCTTCCGGTTTCTTCCGGCATCGGCGGCGGCTCGGCGGATGCGGCGGCCGTGCTGCGCGCCCTTCCCCGCTTCTGGCGGGCACCGATAGCGGAAGGCGATCTGATGGATATGGCGGCTCAGCTCGGCGCAGACGTGCCGATGTGCGTTGCCTCCACCCCACTGCTCGCGCGCGGGATCGGCGAAGAGCTTCTGCCGCTCAGGGATTTCCCCGCGCTTTCCCTGGTGCTCGTCAACCCTCTCGTTTCCGTCTCGACGCCCCTCGTCTTCCGGCTGCTCACCTCCAAGGCGAACGATCCGCTCGTTCTTCCCGACAGTCCCCGGACACGGGTCGAGTGGCCCTTCATCCTCGAAGGCATGCGAAACGATCTCGAGCCGCCCGCGCGGGTGCTGGTGCCGGAGATTGGCGAGGCGGCAGCGCTGCTCGAGGAGAGCGGGGCAAGCCTTGTGCGGATGTCGGGTTCTGGGGCAACGTGTTTTGGGATATACGGGCCCCGGTCCGATGCAGTGAAGGCACAGGAGACGCTTTCGCGGCTTCGGCCGGACTGGTTCGTCGCCGCGACAGAAACCCTTGCGGGGAGCCCCTGA
- the moaB gene encoding molybdenum cofactor biosynthesis protein B produces the protein MATLETTRPFIPVGIAVLTVSDTRTMADDRSGDLLAQRIQDAGHRLEARQILPDEIALIRAQVTDWTLEPAIDVVITTGGTGFTGRDVTPEALEPLFEKRMDGFSEVFHRISYDKIGTSTIQSRATGGVLNSTFIFVLPGSPGACRDAWDGILRLQLDYRHLPCNFVEIMPRLDEHLKRG, from the coding sequence ATGGCAACACTCGAAACGACAAGACCTTTCATACCGGTGGGAATAGCGGTTCTGACCGTTTCCGACACCCGCACGATGGCCGATGACCGCTCCGGCGACCTGCTGGCCCAGCGGATCCAGGACGCGGGGCACAGGCTCGAGGCACGGCAGATCCTGCCGGACGAAATTGCGCTCATCCGCGCCCAGGTAACGGATTGGACGCTCGAACCGGCAATCGACGTCGTCATCACCACTGGAGGGACCGGCTTCACTGGCCGCGACGTCACGCCAGAGGCGCTGGAGCCATTGTTCGAGAAGCGCATGGACGGCTTCTCCGAGGTCTTCCACCGCATCTCCTACGACAAGATCGGAACCTCGACGATTCAGTCCCGCGCGACCGGCGGCGTTCTCAACTCGACGTTCATCTTCGTGCTGCCGGGTTCGCCGGGCGCCTGTCGCGACGCCTGGGATGGCATCCTGCGACTGCAGCTCGACTATCGTCACCTGCCCTGCAATTTCGTGGAGATCATGCCCCGTCTCGACGAGCATCTGAAACGCGGCTGA
- a CDS encoding glycine--tRNA ligase subunit alpha has protein sequence MTSAALPDHMHPTRSFQGLILTLHNYWADKGCAVLQPYDMEVGAGTFHPATTLRALGPRPWKAAYVQPSRRPSDGRYGENPNRLQHYYQYQVILKPNPSNLQELYLGSLAAIGLDPLLHDVRFVEDDWESPTLGAWGLGWECWCDGMEVSQFTYFQQVCGIECSPVSGELTYGLERLAMYVQGVDNVYDLNFNGREGDEKITYGDVFLQAEQEYSRHNFEFADTEMLHRHFIDAERECLALLAAGAPGDEGNQQLHKCVLPAYDQCIKASHVFNLLDARGVISVTERQSYILRVRTLAKACGEAFLLTDAGGVNWASKAA, from the coding sequence ATGACCTCTGCCGCCCTTCCAGATCACATGCACCCCACGCGCTCCTTCCAGGGGCTGATCCTGACGCTCCACAACTACTGGGCGGACAAGGGTTGCGCGGTGCTGCAGCCCTACGACATGGAAGTCGGCGCAGGGACGTTCCATCCCGCGACCACGCTGCGCGCGCTCGGCCCGCGCCCCTGGAAGGCTGCCTACGTGCAGCCGTCCCGGCGTCCGTCCGACGGACGCTACGGCGAGAACCCGAACCGGCTCCAGCATTACTATCAGTATCAGGTCATCCTGAAGCCGAATCCTTCCAACCTGCAGGAACTCTATCTCGGGTCGCTTGCTGCAATCGGCCTCGATCCGCTGCTGCACGACGTCCGCTTCGTAGAGGACGACTGGGAAAGCCCGACGCTCGGCGCCTGGGGCCTCGGCTGGGAGTGCTGGTGCGACGGCATGGAAGTATCGCAGTTCACCTATTTCCAGCAGGTCTGCGGCATCGAATGCTCGCCGGTTTCGGGCGAGCTGACCTATGGTCTCGAGCGCCTCGCCATGTACGTGCAGGGCGTGGACAACGTCTACGACCTCAACTTCAACGGCCGCGAGGGCGACGAGAAGATCACCTACGGCGACGTCTTCCTGCAGGCCGAGCAGGAATATTCGCGCCACAATTTCGAATTTGCCGACACCGAAATGCTTCACCGTCATTTCATCGACGCGGAAAGGGAGTGCCTGGCGCTTCTCGCGGCCGGCGCTCCCGGCGACGAGGGCAACCAGCAGCTCCACAAATGCGTGCTGCCCGCCTATGACCAGTGCATCAAGGCATCGCACGTCTTCAACCTGCTGGATGCGCGCGGCGTCATCTCGGTCACCGAGCGCCAGAGCTACATCCTGAGAGTACGCACTCTGGCGAAGGCCTGCGGCGAAGCCTTCCTGCTGACGGATGCGGGTGGGGTGAACTGGGCAAGCAAGGCGGCCTGA
- a CDS encoding tetratricopeptide repeat protein, which produces MRHSLIFRLLSSVAVVAGVALATLPPALAEDAAPPAAETPFDPMTTNSFSGAFLAARTADFDKDYATAVALYKIALQFDPTNADVKQRLMITLLMNGDFSEGVKIADALKSDASVERITTVMRGMEAIRKREYKSAQKILNYEGPNDLDRLMNNLLVAWAKFGDGHPKEALSLISGMKGPEWFGIFKNYHAGVLAAAAGDKTTARARLNDAILDRNGGAAAPDTFMRAVQALARLEAREGNKQKALDAIAVGENLVPSYAPLKALRQSIEKGEKQEQQVRTAAQGAAAVMFSVGGALNREGAEDIVTLYLQASRALDPESDDVLVLLGGLAENQQKPENAIKYYRAVPEKSPMRRISELQLGLNLADTGKVDEAKKHLKALIEADPTDLRSYLAYGSVLSDAKEYKEMGENYDRAVEIIGSVPSRNHWSVFFQRGIAYERQKKWDLAEPNFRKALELNPDQPQVLNYLGYSWVDMNENLDEGLDMIRKAVDLKPDDGYIVDSLGWAYFRLSKFDDAVNELERAAELKAGDATINDHLGDAYWRVGRKLEATFQWNRALGLKPEEDQIPKIKEKIANGLPPLTKSVPAAAEASDGAKPVKNPSPEGTEADKKS; this is translated from the coding sequence ATGCGGCATTCACTTATCTTCCGTCTTCTCTCGAGCGTGGCCGTCGTGGCTGGCGTCGCCTTGGCGACCCTCCCGCCCGCTCTTGCCGAGGATGCTGCTCCGCCGGCTGCCGAAACGCCATTCGACCCGATGACGACCAATTCGTTCTCCGGCGCTTTCCTGGCTGCCAGAACGGCGGACTTCGACAAGGACTATGCGACAGCCGTCGCGCTGTACAAGATTGCGCTGCAGTTCGATCCGACCAATGCGGACGTCAAGCAGAGGCTGATGATCACCCTGCTGATGAACGGCGATTTCAGCGAAGGCGTAAAGATCGCCGACGCCCTCAAATCGGACGCGTCGGTGGAGCGCATCACGACCGTCATGCGCGGCATGGAAGCCATCCGCAAGCGGGAATACAAGAGCGCCCAGAAGATCCTGAACTATGAAGGACCGAACGACCTCGACCGGCTGATGAACAACCTTCTGGTAGCCTGGGCCAAGTTCGGCGACGGCCATCCGAAGGAGGCGCTCTCGCTGATTTCAGGCATGAAGGGCCCGGAATGGTTCGGCATCTTCAAGAACTATCATGCCGGCGTTCTGGCCGCGGCTGCCGGTGACAAGACGACCGCGCGTGCGCGCCTCAACGACGCCATCCTCGATCGCAACGGCGGCGCGGCCGCTCCCGACACGTTCATGCGGGCGGTCCAGGCGCTGGCGCGCCTCGAGGCTCGCGAGGGCAACAAGCAGAAGGCACTCGACGCAATCGCCGTCGGCGAGAATCTCGTTCCGAGCTATGCGCCCCTGAAGGCGCTTCGCCAGAGCATCGAAAAGGGCGAGAAGCAGGAGCAGCAGGTTCGCACCGCAGCCCAGGGTGCGGCGGCCGTCATGTTCTCCGTCGGCGGGGCACTGAACCGCGAGGGCGCGGAAGACATCGTCACGCTCTATCTGCAGGCATCCCGCGCGCTCGACCCCGAAAGCGACGACGTGCTGGTTCTTCTCGGCGGCCTGGCGGAAAACCAGCAAAAGCCGGAAAACGCCATCAAGTACTACCGCGCCGTTCCCGAGAAATCGCCGATGCGGCGGATTTCCGAACTGCAGCTCGGCCTGAACCTCGCGGACACCGGCAAGGTGGACGAGGCGAAGAAGCACCTCAAGGCGTTGATCGAAGCGGACCCCACGGACCTGCGCAGCTATCTCGCCTACGGAAGCGTGCTGTCCGATGCCAAGGAATACAAGGAGATGGGCGAGAACTACGATCGCGCCGTCGAGATCATCGGTTCCGTGCCTTCCCGCAATCACTGGAGTGTCTTCTTCCAGCGCGGCATCGCCTATGAGCGCCAGAAGAAGTGGGACCTCGCGGAGCCGAACTTCCGCAAGGCGCTGGAGCTCAATCCGGACCAGCCACAAGTGCTGAACTACCTCGGCTATTCCTGGGTGGACATGAACGAGAACCTCGACGAGGGGCTCGACATGATCCGCAAGGCCGTCGACCTCAAGCCCGATGATGGCTACATCGTCGACTCGCTCGGCTGGGCGTACTTCCGCCTCAGCAAGTTCGATGACGCGGTGAACGAGCTCGAGCGGGCAGCGGAGCTGAAGGCCGGCGACGCCACCATCAACGATCACCTTGGCGACGCCTACTGGCGTGTCGGGCGCAAGCTCGAGGCGACCTTCCAGTGGAACCGCGCGCTCGGCCTGAAGCCGGAAGAAGACCAGATCCCGAAGATCAAGGAAAAGATCGCAAACGGCCTTCCGCCGTTGACCAAGAGCGTTCCGGCTGCAGCAGAAGCCTCCGACGGTGCCAAGCCGGTCAAGAATCCTTCTCCGGAAGGAACGGAGGCGGACAAGAAGTCCTGA
- a CDS encoding methyltransferase, with translation MTTPRPPKADTVDAFHRGRFHLVQPGGEGHRSGMDAMLLASLVAAEGPILVADLGAGAGAAGLAVASRIEGAEVLLIERSPVMAEYARRSIALGENVRLAGRITVLEADVTLTGKARLAAGLQDEIHDHVIMNPPFNDLADRRTPDRLKEEAHAMEHGLFESWLRTAGAIMKPGGQLSLIARPQSIADIIAACGKRFGGIEITPLHPRSGENAVRILVTAIKGSRARLSLRAPLIMHDGEGHRFSAFVDDLNNGRAAYPRKRPAA, from the coding sequence TTGACCACGCCGAGGCCGCCCAAGGCGGATACTGTCGATGCCTTTCACCGGGGTCGTTTCCATCTGGTGCAGCCAGGCGGCGAGGGACATCGCTCCGGGATGGACGCCATGCTGCTTGCCTCGCTTGTCGCCGCCGAAGGGCCGATCCTGGTCGCCGACCTCGGGGCCGGCGCGGGTGCGGCGGGGCTTGCCGTGGCGTCGCGGATCGAGGGCGCCGAGGTCCTGCTGATCGAACGCTCTCCCGTCATGGCGGAGTATGCCCGCAGGAGCATTGCGCTCGGGGAGAACGTTCGCCTCGCCGGCCGGATAACGGTTCTCGAAGCGGACGTCACGCTGACCGGAAAGGCGAGACTCGCGGCCGGCCTGCAGGACGAGATTCACGACCACGTGATCATGAACCCGCCGTTCAACGATCTGGCCGATCGCAGGACCCCGGACCGGCTGAAAGAAGAGGCCCACGCCATGGAGCATGGCCTGTTCGAGAGCTGGCTGCGCACGGCGGGCGCGATCATGAAGCCGGGCGGTCAGCTGTCCCTGATCGCTCGGCCCCAGTCCATTGCCGACATCATTGCAGCCTGCGGCAAGCGCTTCGGCGGCATCGAAATCACGCCACTTCATCCGCGTTCCGGCGAAAACGCCGTGCGCATTCTCGTGACCGCCATCAAGGGATCCCGGGCCCGCCTGTCGCTGCGGGCACCTCTGATCATGCATGACGGGGAGGGACACCGTTTCTCCGCCTTCGTCGACGATCTCAACAATGGCAGGGCGGCCTACCCGAGAAAGCGGCCGGCCGCTTAG
- a CDS encoding NAD-dependent epimerase/dehydratase family protein, which produces MSSLDLSSIRTIVVTGGAGFVGSHVVDDLLRTCPQAQIRVVDAFTSTGLMSNLDAAFLTGRVMLRQGDVGNLDLMTEVMRDADLVVHAAGESSLERSYTAPERFSLSNAIGTQVVVEAMARTRVPLMIHMSSVEVYGSGAVTALSEQAALRPDNPRGGSKAAAEMLIAGLCQSYGLDIRVLRPVNIVGTRQNVDRLVPRFVEFALVGKPLTIHGDGMQRRGFVTVSDFCAALRTVVSRGMRNAVYNVASGEDHAVLDVAQMVLDHLPGSGSEIVFSGGRAQNVSHPEIDASALEALGWKATGRLASALPAIASWHRGRMPAAARQAVAAVPELAPRSVRAVVQPAGSGLFRSLERH; this is translated from the coding sequence ATGTCGTCGCTTGATCTATCCAGTATCCGTACAATCGTCGTGACCGGCGGTGCCGGCTTCGTCGGCTCGCACGTGGTCGACGATCTGCTGCGAACCTGCCCCCAGGCGCAGATCCGCGTGGTGGATGCGTTCACCTCCACAGGCCTGATGTCCAATCTCGATGCGGCGTTCCTTACTGGAAGGGTGATGTTGCGCCAGGGCGACGTCGGCAATCTCGATCTCATGACCGAGGTCATGAGGGATGCGGACCTGGTGGTGCATGCAGCCGGTGAAAGCAGTCTGGAACGCTCCTACACGGCTCCGGAGCGCTTCAGTCTCTCCAATGCCATCGGGACGCAGGTCGTGGTCGAGGCCATGGCGCGCACCCGGGTGCCCTTGATGATCCATATGAGTTCGGTCGAGGTGTATGGCTCGGGCGCGGTAACTGCGCTCTCGGAACAGGCGGCGCTCCGCCCGGACAATCCCCGGGGCGGATCGAAAGCCGCGGCCGAGATGCTCATCGCCGGGCTTTGCCAGTCCTATGGTCTCGACATTCGCGTCTTGAGGCCCGTCAACATCGTCGGGACCCGCCAGAATGTGGACAGGCTCGTCCCGCGTTTCGTCGAGTTCGCACTGGTAGGCAAGCCGTTGACCATCCACGGCGATGGCATGCAGAGGCGCGGCTTCGTGACCGTTTCGGATTTCTGCGCGGCACTTCGCACGGTCGTCTCGCGCGGGATGCGCAATGCTGTCTACAACGTCGCGAGCGGAGAGGACCACGCGGTGCTCGACGTCGCGCAGATGGTCCTCGATCACCTGCCTGGCTCCGGTTCCGAAATCGTGTTTTCCGGCGGACGCGCCCAGAATGTCAGTCATCCCGAGATCGACGCCTCCGCGCTCGAGGCCCTCGGCTGGAAGGCGACGGGCAGGCTCGCGAGCGCACTCCCGGCAATTGCCTCCTGGCATCGGGGGCGCATGCCGGCCGCCGCACGTCAGGCGGTCGCCGCGGTGCCGGAACTCGCGCCAAGAAGCGTTCGCGCGGTTGTCCAGCCGGCAGGCTCCGGCCTGTTCCGCTCACTCGAGCGCCATTGA
- a CDS encoding Nramp family divalent metal transporter, which translates to MLERNRQAGWKHQPGDPSLSEVYRSVAVGGRSAFRRAAAFMGPGYMVAVGYMDPGNWATSLAGGSKFGYALLTIALLSNIMAIILQSLCARLAIGAGRDLAQACRDAYPKPVSIVLWFLAEIAIIATDIAEVIGTAIGLNLIFGIPLEIGVLITAFDVFLILYLQRLGFRWIEALIIALLGVIAICFAVQIVLADPNWGEVIKGFAPTTEIVTNPDMLYLALGILGATVMPHNLYLHSGIVQTRAYGETLAEKREALTFATIDSTIALTFALVINSSILILAASAFHATGRTEVAELGEAHSLLSPLLGAAIAPVLFGIALLCCGINSTVTATLAGQIVMEGFLRIRLKPWMRRLMTRAIAIVPAAGVTIWYGDGGTSALLILTQVVLSLQLSFAVFPLVMFTADRAKMGEMVAPRWLVAIAYLVAVTIAVLNVKLLFDFVS; encoded by the coding sequence ATGCTCGAACGCAATCGGCAGGCAGGATGGAAGCACCAACCGGGCGATCCGTCGCTCTCGGAAGTGTACCGCAGCGTGGCGGTCGGCGGCCGTTCCGCATTTCGACGGGCCGCAGCCTTCATGGGACCGGGTTACATGGTCGCCGTCGGCTACATGGATCCGGGAAACTGGGCGACCTCGCTCGCCGGCGGATCGAAATTCGGCTACGCGCTCCTGACCATCGCCCTGCTTTCGAACATCATGGCGATCATACTGCAGTCGCTGTGCGCCCGCCTTGCCATCGGGGCCGGACGGGACCTCGCACAGGCCTGCCGCGATGCCTATCCGAAGCCCGTGTCGATCGTCCTCTGGTTTCTCGCCGAGATCGCCATCATCGCAACCGACATCGCGGAAGTGATCGGCACTGCGATCGGCCTCAATCTCATTTTCGGGATCCCGCTCGAAATCGGCGTTCTCATCACCGCGTTCGACGTCTTTCTCATCCTTTATCTGCAGCGGCTCGGCTTCCGCTGGATCGAGGCATTGATCATTGCGCTCCTCGGCGTGATCGCCATTTGCTTCGCGGTCCAGATCGTGCTGGCCGATCCCAATTGGGGCGAGGTGATCAAGGGCTTTGCGCCGACCACCGAGATCGTCACGAATCCCGACATGCTGTACCTCGCACTCGGCATCCTCGGCGCGACGGTAATGCCTCACAATCTCTACCTGCACTCGGGCATCGTACAGACTCGCGCCTATGGCGAGACGCTCGCCGAGAAACGGGAGGCACTGACCTTTGCGACGATCGATTCGACGATCGCGCTCACCTTCGCCCTCGTCATCAACTCGTCCATCCTCATCCTGGCCGCCTCCGCCTTCCATGCCACGGGCCGCACGGAGGTCGCGGAACTTGGCGAGGCACATTCCCTGCTCTCCCCGCTCCTCGGCGCCGCGATCGCACCGGTGCTGTTCGGCATCGCCCTGCTTTGCTGCGGCATCAACTCGACCGTGACGGCGACGCTTGCGGGACAGATCGTGATGGAAGGCTTCCTGCGCATACGGCTGAAGCCCTGGATGCGCAGGCTCATGACGCGTGCGATCGCCATCGTGCCCGCCGCCGGCGTCACCATATGGTATGGCGACGGCGGCACCTCGGCGCTGCTGATCCTCACCCAGGTCGTGCTGAGCCTGCAACTGTCCTTCGCGGTCTTTCCGCTGGTGATGTTCACGGCCGACCGGGCGAAGATGGGGGAAATGGTCGCACCCCGCTGGCTCGTGGCGATAGCCTACCTTGTTGCCGTTACGATCGCAGTGCTGAACGTGAAGCTGCTGTTCGATTTCGTCAGCTGA
- a CDS encoding DUF2007 domain-containing protein: protein MIELIRTNDAVLLSFAESLMKEAGIHCFIADRAMSVLEGSLGMLQQRLMVDEERADEARRILKDAGLEGELRS, encoded by the coding sequence ATGATCGAGCTGATACGCACCAACGATGCAGTCCTCCTGTCCTTCGCTGAAAGCCTGATGAAGGAAGCAGGCATTCATTGCTTTATCGCTGACCGTGCCATGAGCGTGCTTGAGGGTTCCCTCGGCATGCTGCAGCAACGCCTGATGGTGGACGAGGAGCGGGCCGACGAGGCGCGCCGCATTCTCAAGGATGCCGGCCTTGAGGGGGAGCTCCGGTCTTGA